ACGTGGCATAGTCCGGCGCCATTTCGTATCCCAGGATATCCATCCCCCACTCGCGAGCGATCTTCGCAGCGTTGAACAAAGCCTCGGCACGACGGGTTGGCCACCAAGCGGACTCGGCTTCCTGGCGCAACTGACCATAAGCCTTTGCCTTGTTTTGCAGTTCAGCATCGCCGAAGTACGCCGGCGCTTCATCGTAACGCTCTTCACGCAGCAATCGCCGCCCCAGCAAGTTGCGCAACTTCGCCGCCACCGGCAACGGCACATAGTTGTCGCGATCCTGCTGAGTCAGCGCCGGCGGTGCGGGCACCTGAGTGTCGACGTAATGCTTGAGCTCATCGACAGTCAACACACGCTCGGCGACGGTCGCGGCGTCGAACCAGTAAATGTCGTTGCTGCGATAAAGCTGATCGAACGCTTGCAGATAATCCCCGCGTTGCAACGCCAGGATTGCGCTTTCGCCTTCGACCCGGCACTTGGGCTGAAGCGTTTCAAAGTCCCAGTCAGGCGTTCGCCGCTCACCCCAGGATTCATTCTGCGCAAAGGCCTGGGCCGCTTTGGCGTATGCCGCGGCGGCGGCGGTTTTATCGCCCTCGCGCATCGCCAGTTTCGCCCGCAGCCACCACGCCAGGCCACCGTCGCCGGCGTGTTCCAGAAAAGCTTTGGCGCTGGCGTAGTCGCCCTGTTGATAATTCACCGCCGCCAGTCGATCGGCGTTATCCAGGCTGCCGCGGGTGCTGGCTTGCAGCAGCTTGATCAGTTTTTGTTCGTTCGGCGGTTGATCACCAAATGACCAACCCAACCGGCTGATCAGAGACGCCGTGATCAGTTGCTGTACCGGTTTGCCTTCAAGCAATGCGGCCAGTTGCTCGTCAGGCATCGCCGCCAGATCCGCCACCAACAGTTTCAGCGAGGTGTAACCCACCGCCGAACCGTGGAGGTTTTGCGTGGCATAGAGCTCAATGGCTCGGTTCCAGTCACCCGCCGTGCGCGCCACGCGTGCTTCTTCGCCGAGGCTGGCAACGCCCAGTTCCAACGGGTCGCTGAAACCGTCAATGCTCAGTTGCCGAGCCTGCTCGAACGCTTTGCGCGATGGCGTCAGCAGGTCGGGCTTCGCGTCCGCTTCGGCGCTCATGACAAACAGCGCGCGGCCCAGCGAATACGCGGCCCAGGTGCTGCGTAACGCGCGCTGATCCGCAGGTAGCGCCAGCACTTTCTGGAAGTACTCGGCGGCCAATCCAGGGTCACCCGCGTTGAACGCCACGGCGCCCGCGAGATAGAGCACGAGTTCAGTCGGCAGACTCGCGCCCTGTGCTTCTACCTGATGAGCATCGGTCAAACTGCGCAACTGTTTGACCTGCGCTTGCTGTTCCACGGTCAAACCAGCCTGCTCGGCCTTGTCCCGCTGCTCGGCATAGTCGGTCGCGTCCAAGCTGTTGTAGACGACTTCGGTGACGTTCTTCAGACCCGCAATCGCATGCCCGAGACGATTGATCTCGAACCGGAAGTTGCCTTCCGGCAACTCCGCCAGCGACTGGCCCCGGTTGTCGAGCAGACGCATGGGGAAATCCGGCCCGCAGGCCAATGCCGAACCCAGCGGCAAGCTGAGGCTCAGGCAGAGCAAATGGCGGGGCCAGTTACGGGTGAACATTTGAACCTCCTTGATCAATGTGGGTGCAACGCGCCCAACCGATGGCGCGCTCCCCGCCGGCAGGTATTCGCCCGTCGCGCAGGCGGGTGAAGGTAAGCAGATCCGGGCTCTGTTGCAACGCATAACCGGCCAGGGCGTCGGCGCCCTCACAACCTCGCACCGCGAGCGTCAGACGCTCGGGCCAGACACCGTCGAGGTTGCCTTGATTGCTGATGCTGACGTCATAGAGGCCATCCTGCGCCGAGAGTTTCAGCATCAGGCGACTGTCGAGGATGTCGCCGCGGGCCACGGCGCCCAAGGTGGTCAGGCTCCAGGCCCGACGATCCTGGGCCAGGGGCAAGCGAAACCAGATCAGGCCGGCCAGATGCACCGGCGGATCGTTGCGTAATTCAGTGGCCAGTGTGCGCAGTTGCTGTGGATCGGCCAGCAATTCCCGACGCTCGCCGCCACGTTCCACCGGCACTTCGCTCTCCACCAGCGGTGCGCCGTCGGTCTGCGGTAACAGCGCCACACCATAAGCCGGCAGCGCCAGGTAAAAAGGTTTCGACGTGATGTGGCCCCACGCCTTCGCCCATGTTTGCGCCTGTTCCGGGTCAAACAAGCCCCTGCGCGGATCGCTCACCGCATGCACCTGCAACACGCTGCTATCGACTGTGGATAACAATGCCGGCAGTTCGCGGCTGCCGAGCCAGGCGGGTAATGCCGTAATACTAAGCGGCATGGAGGCCGGAAGACTTCCGCGCAACGCTGTGAGAAATTCCCGATACGCCGGTAGCCGGGCGTTGCCAGCATCGTGGTCGATTTCCACACCGGTGACGATCAGCCCTTGCGCTTGCCAATCATCAAGCACCTGGCCGATCTGTGCGGTCACTTCGTCCTGGTCCAGCGACTTGAGCTGGCCATCGAGGCGAATCACCGCAATCAGCGGCCGGCCATCCTGTTTGAGCAGCGCCGCATCGATTCGCGCCCGACTCCAACCCGCCCGGGGGAAGGCCTGCAACGCCAACACTCGCAGCGTGGAAAAGTCCGCACGACTGTCTTTGAGTGCGGCTTCGTGGCCGGGCGTCCATTGCCGTTGCCAAACGTAGAGTTGTTGATCAAGCGGCGGCGCGTCCTGTCGTTCGCAACCGGCAAGCAACGCCACCATCACCAGCAAGCCCGACAGGCGAGCGAGAAAAACCATAAAGCATCCTTTGTATCTGCTGAAGGCAGCGTCCGTGAGATGCTACAGGTCGAGCACCAAAGGCTGCGAGCCCTGCGCCGGAATCGCACAACAAATCAGGACGCTTCCTTCATCCGGCACTTCCGCTGGCGGCTGTGGATAATTCACCTGGCCGCTGATCAGGCGGGTCTTGCAGGTCCCACAGGAGCCGCCGCGGCAACTGAATTCCGGACGCAAGCCACGGCTTTCCGCCAACTCCAGCAAACTGCCGCCATCGGGTTGCCAGCGGGCTTCTTTGGCCGAGCGCTGGAACACCACCGGCACCGAGGTGGTTGCGCCGGGCGGTTGCTCGATGACCACCGCGTCGGGGTCCGGCTGGCGACGCAAGGTCGACGGGCCGAAGGTTTCGGCGTGAATCCTGCTGTCACGGATGTCCAGTCCCCGAAGGCTGTCGTACAGCCCTTGGGTAAAACTGCCCGGGCCGCAGAGGACAAAGTCCAGCTGATCGTAGTCCTCCTCTTCAAGGATGGACTGGAGCAAAGCCGTGTCGATCCGTCCGGTCAAATCAAAGTCTTCGCCCTCGTGAGCATCGGCCTCCGGCTGACTGAGCAGACGCAGCACCCGCACCGCGCCACCCGCACTCTCGAGCAGGCGATCGAGCTCGGGTCGAAACGGTTGATCGGCCAACGTGCGCGAACTCTGGAAAAACCATGTCGGACGAATGTGCCGGGTGCGCAGGCCTTGATACACCACCTCCCGCACCATCGACAGCAGCGGCGTAATACCTACCCCGGCAGCCAACAACACCAGCGGCCGACGTTCATGGGCTGCCACGGTGAAATGCCCCTGCGGTGCACGGGCTTCCAGCAGATCACCGACTCGAACCTGCTCATGCAGGTACGACGACACCAGCCCTTCACGTTTTACGCTGATGCGGAAAAAGTCATCGGACGGCGCGCTCGACAAGCTGTAAGTGCGAATATGCACCTCATCGCCAATGTTGAACCGCAGTGGCAAATGCTGCCCCGCCTGAAATACCGGCAACCCTGCGTCATCGGCGGGCTCCAGATAGATTGAGCGGATGTTGTGGCTTTCCGCTTCGATCCGCGCCACTCGCAGCGGCCGCCAACGATCACCCAGGGCCTGGGCTTGCAGACGGGCGCTGGCCTGTTCCCAGGTGCCGGTCAGCAGACTGGTGGGTGAAACGCCATCGAAGCGCCAACGCAAAGCCAACGCGGCCGGCCGGCGCACCACCTGCTCCACCTCGAATGTCCACAGGCGCTCGGCGCCTTGAAAGGCTTCGACCTGCGGGCCTTCAAGGATGACTTCGGTACGACCACTGAGGTGCAGCAAGTCGCCCGAGTTGAAATCGATAAACAGCAAACCTGCCCGGGGATTGATCAGCAGATTGCCCAAGGTATTGAAGAACAGGTTGCCGGCGAAGTCCGGGATGGTGAGGCGATTACCTTCCACCCGTACGAAACCGGATTGGCCGCCGCGGTGGGAAACGTCCACTGAGCGCTGGCCATCAATATCCACATAACTCGCGACGAACAACGTGTCGGCGTCGGCGATCATGGCTTTGGCCGCGTCATCCAGGCCATTCAGGTGTTGCGCAATGCGCGTCGCCGGATCCGCCAGCGGCACCGAGCGAAACTGGCGCAATTGAATGTATTGCGGACAGTTGCCGAAGGACTGTTCGACCGTGACAGCAAAACCCTCCGCCGTTACGGCGCCGACGCGACCATTGAGGCGGTTGCGCCGCCGTGTATGCAATTCGATTCCCAGCAATCCGATCGCCGCGCCATCGCGCAATTGCGCAGGGTCATCCGCCCCCGGCAGGCTGTTGAACTGCAACGCATCCGGCTCGGGCGAGTGGGCGAAACCCGGTGGCCCTTCGAGAATGCTGGCCCAAGGATTACCGTCGGCGTCCACCGCGCCGTACAGCATGAACGGCAGTTGCTCATAGAATGTACGGTGCTGGTCCGGCATCTCGGTGCGAACCACCCGACGCCCCAACGTCTCCATTCGCTCGGCAACACCGACGTGTGCCTGCATCTGTTTCTCGCCAGCGTGCCAAGGTGAACGGTCCATAACGGCTTCTCCCCGCGCCATGAGCGCAGTGTGGACGGCCCGACAAGGTCGGGCCGCAGCATCAGGCAGTTTTTTGCAGGCCGACGACGGTGCGCGGCATACCAACAAAACCAGGCAAGGCTTCGATACGCGCGAGCCAGGCTCGTACATTGGCGTAGTTTTCGAGCGACACATTGCCTTCGGGCGCATGGGCGATGTAGCTGTAGGCCGCGACGTCGGCAATGGTCGGTTCGGTGCCAACCAGATAAGGCGAAGCCGCCAGTTCCTGATCGATCTGTTTGAGCCAGATGTGAGAGTAGGCAATCACCTCTTCAGCGTTATATGCCGCACCAAACACAGTGATCAGCCTTGCCCTGGCCGGACCAAAGGCAATCGGGCCGGCCGCCACAGACAACCAGCGTTGCACCTTCGCCGCGCCAACCGGGTCGGCCGGCAACCAGCGACCGTTGCCATATTTTTGCGCCAGATAAACCAGGATTGCGTTGGAGTCGGCCAGCACCACGCCTTGATCATCAATGGCCGGAACCTGCCCGAAAGGATTAATCGCCAGGTAATCCGGCTGTTTGTGCGCACCTTTGGCCAGATCAACCAGGATAAGCTCGGTCGGCAGTTGCAGCAGGGACAGCATCAGTTCCACACGGTGAGCATGGCCGGAGCGCGGGAAGTTATAGAGTTTGATCGCTTGCATGGTCGACTCCACTGGGGTGATGGTGCCGTCCAGGACATATCAGCACCGATGGCCGCTATCTTCCACCCGCAACCAAAACAACAGAATAGCCAGCAAGTGCAATCCATTATTTCACCCAGTGAAATAAACCATCAGCCCTGCAAGTCCGGGTGTTCCCGCAAGGCCTTCACGGTGAAGTCCACAAAACTGCGAATCCGCGCGGGGGCGTTACGCCCGCCCTGGTAAACGACATGGATGGGCAGCGGCGGCAGTTCGAAGTCAGCCAAAACGATTTCCAGTTCTGCGGACGCGACTTTGCTGGCGACCTGATAAGACAGGACGCGGGTGAATCCCAACCCCAGGCACGCCGCCGTAATGGCGGCCTGATTCGCCGTCACCACCAGGCGTGGTTCCGGTCGAACATTCAGTGGCGCTCCGGCTTCAAGAAAGGGCCAGCTTTTCATTTGACCGATAGCGGACGTCGCAATAACCGCTGCGCGGGTCAGATCCTGAGGATGGGTCGGCCTGCCATGCGCCTCAAGAAATTGCGGAGAAGCACAAATCACCCGGCGCACTTCACCGACGCGAATCGCATGCTGATTACTATCGGGCAGCTCACCGATACGCACCGCCACATCGATCCCCTCTTCGACCATGCTCACCACTCGATCGACCAGCAACCCATTGATGCAGACCTCAGGAAACTGTGTCAGATAACTCACCATCACCGGCGTGACAAACAAATCGCCAAACAATACTGGCGCCGTAATCGTCAGTTGCCCGCGAGGCTCTGCGTGACTGCCCGCCGCCGAGTCCTCCGCTTCCTGCACCTCAGCGAGAATTCTCCGACAGTCCTCCAGATACCGCTGACCTGCCTCGCTCAAATGCACACTGCGGGTGGTGCGCGTCAGCAGCAACGTGCCAATGCGTTTTTCCAGCGCGGCCACTGCACGGGTGACACTGGCCGCCGACATACCCAAACGCCGCGCCGCCGCCGAGAAACCTTGGTCTTGGGCTACAGCGGCGAAAACCTGCATTTCCTGGAATCGGTCCACTGGGCATGTCCTCCATTCAGATAAAAATCGCAACCATCAGGCTGCGATTTTGAGCGCGACGTCGAAAACGACCTAGTCTGACATCACCGGGAAAAGAGTGAGGGCTTGGTCATGGCGAAGAACAAGAAGCGGGCACAAAAGCAGCCAATGGCTGACAGCTCGAAAATGAACAACAAAGACTACCTGAAAGCACTGCGCGAACTGCACGTCGAAACCGTCAAGCTGCAGGAGTGGGTGCGACACAAAGGCATCAAGGTGTGCATCGTTTTTGAGGGTCGCGACGGGGCTGGCAAGGGCGGCACCATCAAGGCGTTGACCGAGCGGGTGAGCCCGCGTGTCTTCCGGGTGATAGCGCTAACCGCACCTACCGAACGCGAGAAAAGTCAGATGTATGTGCAGCGCTACCTGCCGCATCTGCCGGCGGCTGGCGAAGTGGTGATCTTTGATCGCAGTTGGTACAACCGCGCCGGCGTGGAGCGGGTGATGGGGTTCTGCACCCAGGAACAAGTGGATAGCTTCCTGAAGGCCATCCCTCTAGTCGAGCGCGCGATCGTCGATTCAGGTGTCATTCTGATCAAGTACTGGCTGGAAGTGAGTCCGGAGGAGCAGACACGACGGCTTCAGGCTCGCATCAAGGACGGACGCAAAATCTGGAAGCTCACCGGCATGGACCTCAAGTCCTACAGCCGCTGGTATGACTATTCACGCGCACGTGACGACATGTTCAAGATGACCGACACCGACCATGCACCGTGGTTGGTGGCCAACTCGAACGACAAGCGACGGGCGCGCCTGAACATCATCACCGACCTGCTCAGTCGCATTCCCTATGAGGATGTTCCGAGGGAAACCGTGAAGTTGCCCAAACGGCAGAAGCCGGGCGGCTATCGAGAACCGGATTACCCACTGCGGTTGATTGCGGAAAAATTCTGAGCTGAATGTAAAAGGGGCAAGATCCTGTCAATGACAGCGACCTCGCCCCTGGTTACCAACAACATAGTTTGACACAGCCCCTCTCGTAAATCGGGGCCTGTAGGATGATCCGGGATCCACACGACAGCAACATAGACTGACACAGACGGGTCGCACTTCAAATACGGGGCTCGATTGGTAACAACATAGATTGACACAACAGCGAGAGCGTTCATTCAGGCCGAAATATTATGTGAGCGCGACCGGTCACTCACCTGTGCGGAAATAGTCTTTTTTCAGCACAGGCTCAGTGCGATGTCTAAATCCGTGTGCAACCTTCGACCAGTCCCCATCAGCACATAAACTGTGTTTTTTGTTCGAAATAAGCAGTCATGGGTGAAGGAAACACCCAGCGTTGTTCGGACCCAATCACCAGGCGGGAAGCGGCCTTTACTGTCTTGGATAACGGTCAAAGCGTAAACGAGAGCAGGAATTAGCTGTCTATCCGTAATGGCTTTTCGCTGACGTGTTGGAATGTCGAGATCCAATATTGCCCAATCAGCAACAAGACAATAGGCATGGGAAGGAAAATGCAGACTGGCGAGGGCCACAGCATCTGAGGTGGTGAGTTGGCACCCATCTATTTTCTCACCCGCAGAAAGCACTGAGACAAAATCTGCCAGATTCATCTGTACCTCCGGCCGATCAAAAAAACGATTCGAACGAGAAGCATCAATCAGCTTAGCTCCCATCGACACACGAGGTTCCGATGCCGAAGACTGGGCCATTTCACAGCTGGTCCGTCTTCTCCCCTCATCCCACTGAACGGGATGATTTCTATCTAGCTGTCACCGGATAAAGTGGGTTTTCGCCAGTACCCAGCTATGCCATTGCCGTGCGTGAACCCTACCTAGCGGTAGGTGCCGATGTGGGTGAAACCTAGTGCTTCATGGATGCCCGTGCATGTCGTATTCGGCAAGGCGACGCCGGTATAGGCGCATGAAATCCATGTTACTCAAGGAGCGGTAGAAGCCGTTTGGCTGCGGCTGAATCAAAATGACATGCCCTCAGACACTTGAATCAGCATTTCTTCGACTAGATGTGTGCCAAAGGTTGTAGTGACCATCGCCGATGGGCTTTCTCCCAAAAAACGGGCTTTGGGTTTGGAAAGCCATTGTTTGGCCTTCCCTTTGTCACCGAAGATCACCTCGGCCATGGCGGTAATATGTGCAAACCGGAACAGGCGATCGCTCTCATGCAACGTTAAAAGCTGATTGGCTGACAGTTTTGTTTTGAGCGTTTTGGGTTGAATGATTCTGTCGCGTTCTTCGTCGCTGAGGGTTCCATCATCACAAAGCATTTTGATCAGGCTGACCGAGAAGCCAGCTACTATCATGTCGTGAATGTCCAGATCCGAAGCATTGACAGAGATATGAAGAAGCGTCTCCAGACGCATGCGGTAAGCATGATAGACATCCTGACGCAGGACGCCAGCAAACATGGGCCGCACTGATGTTGCGTTGCACACGGGCGTCAGGACTAATGTGCCATTCACTACCGTTAGCTCCAGGTCGTCCCCAACACCTAACCTCATTTGGTCAAGCAACTCTTGAGGCAGATCAATGATGATGTCGCCAGTACCGTCCTCAGTTTTCTGGCATTTTACTATCCAGCGCTCAGTTTCACTCATGATCGTCCGGCCCTCATCCGCCATCAGAGAATGACACACATCATTATGCTTGGGCCCAGAGCTGACCAAAGGAACGCGCAATCCGCTGGTAGACAGGCACTGCCGCTGCTCGAACGCCGGATAGCGAGTGAAACAGCAAAAAATGGGGCAATGGCTATACCTGCCTTTCCACCTTCACATGGCTAAGAGCCTGAGCGTGATCAGGTAACTACACGAAAGGATATGACATGCACCCTGATGAGCTTTATGTTTCCGTCGACGTCGAGACTTCTGGGCCTATACCAGGCGAATACAGTCTGCTTTCCATTGGAGCTTGTCTTGTAGCCCAACCTGTAACGTCCATCTATCTTGAACTACGACCTGACAGTCCAAAACACGACCCGGAAGCACTGGCAGTATCGGGGCTGAGTCTGGAGAAGCTGGAGCGCGAGGGCCTCGCTCCGCAACAGGCGATGCTGACATTTGATCAATGGCTGAAATCGTCCTGCCAACCGGGGCAAAAGGTCATTTTCGTAGGACTCAATGCACCGTTTGACTGGTCATTCGTCAATTACTACTTCCACAAATACCTGGAAACCAACCCCTTTGGTTTTACCGCTATCGACATGAAGGCCTACTTTATGGGCGCTGTAGGTTGCAGCTGGCAGGAAACAAAATCATCCAAAATGACCGCTGCGCTGAAGCCACTCAGCGAACCGAACCATAACGCATTGGATGATGCCCGCTTTCAGGCAGAGCTCTTCGCACTAATGCTAGCGGGTAAAGGTAAACGCTGACCTACCTTCCACCGCACTGACTCGAAGCTCATCTGATACAGGTTGCCTCAACATATCTGCCGTCCCTGAACGACCACGCCTTGATACCTTCTGGTTTTTCGGACTTGCCGACAATAACGGCTATTGGGTGCGGCAGATCCTGCGTGTAACGTGCAGCAAATTTGGAGAAACTTCCGATGTCTGCCGGAGAGATCACCGGAACGGATTGGGGATGCGTATGCCAATAGCCCACCAGACGTAACCCTTGTTCGTTGGCAGCCTGGATTTCCTGACGGCACCGCTCCGCATCCAACTCTAGCCAAGACCAGCCTGACCGATCGGCGCGATGAGGCAACGTGGCCAAGGCCAGCAGCAACCCTTTCGGATCAACCGGGTTGACAAATAACTGTCCCCCTCGCTCCACGCCAAAAAGGCCCTGCCGATGACTATCCAAGATGTCCGCGACAGCTTGGGACACCAATAGCTCGGAATTCACCTCCGGCCATCGCCAGCGCCATGCGATATCCGTCATACCGTTTCGTCCTTATCTTCCGGCCATCCGCGCTCGAGTAAGATTTGCTGCGCTCCCTCTGGCAGTTTGGGACCATGGTATTGGCCTCCTAGGCTCAGAACATCTTCAGGCCTGTAGATACTGCTGACCCAAGATGCAGTGGCGATGTTGCCGGTCAATGCGCGTAAGGCCGTGTGCGACACCATAGAGGCGATATTGGTCATTCCCAGCGAGCCGCCTGGGATAAAGCTCTCGCCACACGCGGGCAGTGGAACAACACCGCCTCCCGGCCACTCTGTAAATCTATGCAGAAAATCGCCGACGTCCGTGAACAACTGACGGCCATCAAAGGTGCCGGCTGGTGCGAATAGCGCATGGCCTACCTGGGTATACGGTTCGCTCCAGGCTTGTAAAAGCCCCCAAGGAGCGCCGCTTGATTTGGCTCGCCATACAGTGACCTCCGACTGCCAGTCTGCTGTCGTGATCACCACCAGATCTGCGTTATCAAACACTTCTGGTTTGCTGCTCATCACCACTTCGGCAAAAGTCGCATAAGCGGTGCATTCTGTCGTCGGAAGATCTAACAGAATCTTGTCCCTCAACGCGGAGGCTTTCAGTCTACCTAGGCTATCCGCTCCCAGAACGTGCCTCCCCAGATTGGCTGACACCAAAGTGTCAGGATCGATGAGGGTAAGGTGGCCGACACCGGATCGTGCCAATTGTATTGCCACCGCACTGCCTAACGAGCCAACGCCAACACAAACGACTCGAGCATTTTCAAGGTGCTGTGCAGTACCGCTTATATCGCGGGACAGAATGGACGCTCGATCAAGCACGTCCAGGGCAGTTGCTCGGACGAGCGCCGGAGGATGTGCATTTGCGATAGCTGGCCGACGGCGCGCTGTACGCAAGCCAAACTTTGCCCCCCGCTCCTGCTGTACGCCGAGCGAGCGCACATTGAGGCAATATGTTGGAGCATCTGCCCCTCCTGGAAGCTCCAGAACAATCCATCGACTCGCCAACGTTCCATGCAGCTCAAACCATGCCAGCAATTGCTCGGCATCGTCTGGTTGAAGGTGTGGCGTGAGCCACAGCAATAAATCTTCCGGATCCGGGGTGCGGATATCCGGATAAGTCTGAAGCTTGACGTAAAAACCGGGAGTTTCGGCCGCGCGAATGACAGCGGAGCGCCCGACAACCCGTCGGTAATGCCCTTTGAGTGCAGCTACGTTCGATGCTAACCAAACCGTTTCCTGACCGGATGGCATAACCCGGCGCGGATCGCTGAGAGCAAACAACTGCGAGGCGGCCTGAGGGCGATCCAACAGTAAGAGGTTCTGGAATGACTGACCGTGCTGAAAAGACCAGTAGGTAGTGATCTCATTCTGAAATTCGATATCGCGCGTTGCCTGGTTTGATCCCATCTTGGACAACGAAACGATCTGGGCCAAGCGAGCAAGGCTGTCCTCTACCACGACCTCCGGGGAGCCCATAATGGGGCGCTCCTGAAAGCCATGAAGGCAAAGCCCCGACTTGGTGGCATGCGGCCAAACCAGCCATGGAGAGGGTTCGACGTTCAGCCGCAAGAGTCCACGGGGAAAGTTGGAGGGGAAACCTATACGCAGTCGGCGCTCCTGCCCCGTGTAATCGGTGGGCAAGGGGAAGTGAAAGCACGCCGCTTCGTCAGCCCGCGTGGGTGCGGGCTGGAGCAATGCATCGGCAGCATCCTGACCTAGGGTGTTTCGCAGTGCGGCGATTCCGCGCTGCAATGGCGTCTTAATAGGATCAGCCAAGGCGTCCAACTGGCTTTACGCTCGACTGAGAGGTTCCGCCACCGCTGGCCCCTCCGAAGAGCGAACCCATCGAAGCAGAGTTTCGAGTAGTGCCATCCGGTCGGCCGGGCATCGTCCAGTTCGCAGGGATCTCATTGTTCACTGCCGTAATGAATGCCGGTGCAATACCGAAATTCTTTTTCACTGCCTCGGCAAAGGAATCGTTGGATTCAAAACTTTCCAAACCCAATGAAACAGATGCACTGGCGTCCGCATGCCATTTGGCAAATGCTTGGCGATAGCCTTGCCCCTCGCCCGGTCGATTCCACTTCTCTGCAAAGTTTTCGCCGTTATCGGCAGGGTTGCAGACAAAGCAATCGTTACCTCTATGCGCGATGTGCTGCGGCATTCTGCGGACGATTTCCAAAATTGCATCGAGCGGAGCCAAAGGCTTGGACTGCGATTCCCTCACGACATCCAGGTATGCGTGAGTGGCCAGGGTGGTGATGACCGCAGATATGGGGCGAGTATCAGAGCTCCTTGT
This DNA window, taken from Pseudomonas fluorescens NCIMB 11764, encodes the following:
- a CDS encoding pyridoxamine 5'-phosphate oxidase family protein, with the protein product MDRSPWHAGEKQMQAHVGVAERMETLGRRVVRTEMPDQHRTFYEQLPFMLYGAVDADGNPWASILEGPPGFAHSPEPDALQFNSLPGADDPAQLRDGAAIGLLGIELHTRRRNRLNGRVGAVTAEGFAVTVEQSFGNCPQYIQLRQFRSVPLADPATRIAQHLNGLDDAAKAMIADADTLFVASYVDIDGQRSVDVSHRGGQSGFVRVEGNRLTIPDFAGNLFFNTLGNLLINPRAGLLFIDFNSGDLLHLSGRTEVILEGPQVEAFQGAERLWTFEVEQVVRRPAALALRWRFDGVSPTSLLTGTWEQASARLQAQALGDRWRPLRVARIEAESHNIRSIYLEPADDAGLPVFQAGQHLPLRFNIGDEVHIRTYSLSSAPSDDFFRISVKREGLVSSYLHEQVRVGDLLEARAPQGHFTVAAHERRPLVLLAAGVGITPLLSMVREVVYQGLRTRHIRPTWFFQSSRTLADQPFRPELDRLLESAGGAVRVLRLLSQPEADAHEGEDFDLTGRIDTALLQSILEEEDYDQLDFVLCGPGSFTQGLYDSLRGLDIRDSRIHAETFGPSTLRRQPDPDAVVIEQPPGATTSVPVVFQRSAKEARWQPDGGSLLELAESRGLRPEFSCRGGSCGTCKTRLISGQVNYPQPPAEVPDEGSVLICCAIPAQGSQPLVLDL
- a CDS encoding 3'-5' exonuclease codes for the protein MHPDELYVSVDVETSGPIPGEYSLLSIGACLVAQPVTSIYLELRPDSPKHDPEALAVSGLSLEKLEREGLAPQQAMLTFDQWLKSSCQPGQKVIFVGLNAPFDWSFVNYYFHKYLETNPFGFTAIDMKAYFMGAVGCSWQETKSSKMTAALKPLSEPNHNALDDARFQAELFALMLAGKGKR
- a CDS encoding DUF6957 family protein → MNLADFVSVLSAGEKIDGCQLTTSDAVALASLHFPSHAYCLVADWAILDLDIPTRQRKAITDRQLIPALVYALTVIQDSKGRFPPGDWVRTTLGVSFTHDCLFRTKNTVYVLMGTGRRLHTDLDIALSLC
- a CDS encoding LysR family transcriptional regulator translates to MDRFQEMQVFAAVAQDQGFSAAARRLGMSAASVTRAVAALEKRIGTLLLTRTTRSVHLSEAGQRYLEDCRRILAEVQEAEDSAAGSHAEPRGQLTITAPVLFGDLFVTPVMVSYLTQFPEVCINGLLVDRVVSMVEEGIDVAVRIGELPDSNQHAIRVGEVRRVICASPQFLEAHGRPTHPQDLTRAAVIATSAIGQMKSWPFLEAGAPLNVRPEPRLVVTANQAAITAACLGLGFTRVLSYQVASKVASAELEIVLADFELPPLPIHVVYQGGRNAPARIRSFVDFTVKALREHPDLQG
- a CDS encoding glutathione S-transferase family protein — encoded protein: MQAIKLYNFPRSGHAHRVELMLSLLQLPTELILVDLAKGAHKQPDYLAINPFGQVPAIDDQGVVLADSNAILVYLAQKYGNGRWLPADPVGAAKVQRWLSVAAGPIAFGPARARLITVFGAAYNAEEVIAYSHIWLKQIDQELAASPYLVGTEPTIADVAAYSYIAHAPEGNVSLENYANVRAWLARIEALPGFVGMPRTVVGLQKTA
- a CDS encoding antitoxin Xre/MbcA/ParS toxin-binding domain-containing protein yields the protein MSETERWIVKCQKTEDGTGDIIIDLPQELLDQMRLGVGDDLELTVVNGTLVLTPVCNATSVRPMFAGVLRQDVYHAYRMRLETLLHISVNASDLDIHDMIVAGFSVSLIKMLCDDGTLSDEERDRIIQPKTLKTKLSANQLLTLHESDRLFRFAHITAMAEVIFGDKGKAKQWLSKPKARFLGESPSAMVTTTFGTHLVEEMLIQVSEGMSF
- a CDS encoding Mov34/MPN/PAD-1 family protein; this translates as MTDIAWRWRWPEVNSELLVSQAVADILDSHRQGLFGVERGGQLFVNPVDPKGLLLALATLPHRADRSGWSWLELDAERCRQEIQAANEQGLRLVGYWHTHPQSVPVISPADIGSFSKFAARYTQDLPHPIAVIVGKSEKPEGIKAWSFRDGRYVEATCIR
- the ppk2 gene encoding polyphosphate kinase 2, with product MAKNKKRAQKQPMADSSKMNNKDYLKALRELHVETVKLQEWVRHKGIKVCIVFEGRDGAGKGGTIKALTERVSPRVFRVIALTAPTEREKSQMYVQRYLPHLPAAGEVVIFDRSWYNRAGVERVMGFCTQEQVDSFLKAIPLVERAIVDSGVILIKYWLEVSPEEQTRRLQARIKDGRKIWKLTGMDLKSYSRWYDYSRARDDMFKMTDTDHAPWLVANSNDKRRARLNIITDLLSRIPYEDVPRETVKLPKRQKPGGYREPDYPLRLIAEKF
- a CDS encoding DUF3142 domain-containing protein, with the translated sequence MVFLARLSGLLVMVALLAGCERQDAPPLDQQLYVWQRQWTPGHEAALKDSRADFSTLRVLALQAFPRAGWSRARIDAALLKQDGRPLIAVIRLDGQLKSLDQDEVTAQIGQVLDDWQAQGLIVTGVEIDHDAGNARLPAYREFLTALRGSLPASMPLSITALPAWLGSRELPALLSTVDSSVLQVHAVSDPRRGLFDPEQAQTWAKAWGHITSKPFYLALPAYGVALLPQTDGAPLVESEVPVERGGERRELLADPQQLRTLATELRNDPPVHLAGLIWFRLPLAQDRRAWSLTTLGAVARGDILDSRLMLKLSAQDGLYDVSISNQGNLDGVWPERLTLAVRGCEGADALAGYALQQSPDLLTFTRLRDGRIPAGGERAIGWARCTHIDQGGSNVHP